From Micromonospora echinospora:
GTGGTGCTCGCCGGGGTCGGCCTCGCAGTGGACCGCTTCGACGCCGCGCACCCCGTGCCGACCCACCTGATGTACGCGCTCGACGCGGGCACCGGTAAGGCGGCCTGGCTCACCCGTGAGGAGAAGCCGCAGCCCTGGACCGACGGCTACGTCGACGGCACGGTCTCGATCGCCGACGACTTCCCCGGGTTGGGCGCCACCGAGTTGCGCGGCGGACCGGCCACCGCCGCGCCCCTGCCCGCCCCGAAGGTGGAGCTGCTCTCCGACACCCGCTCCTTCTCCGACCCTCCCTCGCGTGACCAGCGCGTGCTGCGGGTGCGGGTGGTGCCGCAGCGGCAGGTACGCCTGCTCACGCTGCACGTCGACACCAGCACCGCCACCGTGCGGTCCGCCTCGGTGGCCGGGCGGGACGTGCCGGTCGAGCCGGGCGAGGGCAAGTGGGGATTCGGGGTCGTGTTCCACGCTCCGCCACCGGAGGGTGTCGAGGTCACGCTGACGCTCGTGCCCCGCGGCGGTGCTGTCTCGGTGCGCGCGATGGACGCCAGTGACGGGCTCTCCTCCGTGCCCGGGTTCCGGCCCCGGCCGGCGGGTGTGGGAGTGGTCGGCTCGCACAGTTCGGAGATGCTGGCGGTGGCACGCACGTACCCGCTCTGACCGGCCTGCTCGATCGACACCACTGCTTGACCGACACCACCGCTTGATCGACACCACCTCGCCGAAGTGGCGGTATCCGCGCGCCGGGATACCGCCACTTCGGCGTACCGGGGTCGGCATACGTCGGTGGATCTCCCTAGCATCGACGCCGTGGGATACAGCGTGTGGCCTGCCGGCCGTCTGCACCTGCCCGAGCGGAACGAGGTCGCCGCCGTGGCCGCTGTTCGAGCGACCTGCGCGCGGCGGAAGGGCTGGTTCGACCCGGATCGGGAGCCCGCCGCCGAGACGCTTTCCGACCTCGCGTGGGTCGGTGCGGCCTCGTTCGTCCGCGACGGCGACTGGATCGAGGTCGGCCGGAGCCGGGACGACCCCAAGTGGTCGGATCAGGCCACCGCGTTCTACGTCGCGCTGGCTCCGTTCGTACGGTCCGGCACCGTCGGGTTCGAGGGTGAGGGCGAGGAGCGCTGGTCCTACACGTACGCCGACGGCCGGATCACGCAGCAGGGCCGCAACGGCTGGAACGGCTCCACCGAGCCGGTCGGCTGAGGGCCATGGACTTCTTCTGCTACCACCGGGACCGGCACGGCTCGATGGCGCTGCGGAGTGAACTCGTCGAGGAACACTGGACCTATATGGACCCGTACGCGGAGCAGATGATCGCGCGCGGCCCGACTCTCGCCGACGACGGTTCGCCGACCGGCAGCGTGCACATCCTGAGCTTGCCCGGCCCTGCCGCCGCCCGGGCGTTCGCCTTCGACGAGCCCAACTACCAGGCCGGCGCGTACCGGGACGTGATGCTGCGGCGGTGGACGAACATGCTGGGCCGCACCATGTGGGAGTTCCCCGGGGGCCGGACCGGCGGCAACCGGTACCTGGTGCTCGGCCTCGGTCCGGAGCAGGGCGCCGGTCCGGTGCTGCCGCAGCGGCAGGACGAGCTGATCGCGTACGGGCCGCTGCTGTCCGACGACGGCGGGACGTGGGTGGGGACTGCGGCGCTGGTCCGGGCGACCGGGCCGTACGAGGCACGCGCCGTGCTGGCCGCCGACCGGTACGCCGAGGTGGAGTCGCGCAACTGGATGTTCGGCGGACGCCCGGACCAGGCGTCGCCACCTCGGCGCAGCAGACGGGGTGAACCCCGGTTGTAGGGTCGCGGGAGTGATCGACGCGATCTCGGCCGCCGTGGCACGGCACCGACGTCCCATCCTGGTGACAGGTGTGCTGGTGGCGGGCGGAAACGCCGCCGCCATGGGCTACGCGCCAGACGTGGCGCGGGCGTCGTCCCTCCCGCTCCTCCTCCTCGCTCTGGCCTTCCTGCTCCTTGCGATCATCAACATAGGTACACGGTCCGCCACTCTGGTGGTGCTGCCGCGGAGCGCGGCCTTCGCCTCACCGGTCCCGGCGTGGCGGGTTCTCCTCACCCTGGGCCTACTCGGCCAGTCCTCCGCGACCGTCGGCGCATACCTGCGTTCCACAGAGGCGGGCATCGCAACAACGTTCGACGTCCTCGTGAGCCTGCCCTGGCTCGTGCTGATCGCGCTGCTGGTAGCCGCGGTGTGGAGCGGGCACAGCGTGCGGCTCAGCCCGGACGGCGTACGCACGACAGGACTCCTCGGGTCGCGCATGATCCCGTGGGAGGCCGAGCCGCGCGTCGAGGCGTCGAGCAACGACATGCGGTCGCTCCTGCGGCTACCGCTGAGGCTCGGGAACCCCACGCTGGTACGGCGTCGTGGCCTGGTGGGCCGCCCCGCGATGCCCGTCGACAGCGTCCAGCCGCGCTTCCTCGCCTCCGTGATCGACCACTACGTCGCCCACCGGGGCCATCGGGCCGCCATCGGCACGCCGGACGAATACCGTCGGCTGGTCACCCACCTGCACGGTACGGCCAGTTGAGCTGACTTCCGGTTCCCCCTCGGCGGGCGTGACCACGGCTGCGACCGATCTTCAAGCGGCGAACCGCCGGCCTACTTCCAGCGGAAGTGCACGAACAGCCGGCCGAAGTTCTTCGAGTCCTTCTCGACCCGGTGGTAGAGCTGCTTCACGTCCTTCTGGTCGAGGAAGCGCAGCACCTTCTTCTTCAGCGCGCCCGACCCCTTGCCCGGGATGATCTCCACGAGCGTGGCCTTCTTCGCCACCGCCTCGTCCATGATCCCGCGCAGCGCACGGTCGATGTCGTGGCCCTTGTTGTAGATGTCGTGGAGGTCGAGCTTGAGCTTCACGCTCCCATCCTAGGTACGCGGAAGGGCAGCCCGCCCGGGCTGCCCTTCCGCGTGATCCGTCAACGACCGACCTTGCCCTCCACCCGGCGCAGCGCGGTGGCGTAGTCGGTGTTCGTCGAGTACATCGCGGCCGCGATGCGCAGGTGCCGCAGCGCGTCCGCCGGCCGGTTCATCCGCTCCAGCGTGCGGCCGAGCACGTGGTGCGCGTAGTGGTCGCTCGGGTCGCGGTCGACCAGCGCGCGCAACTGCACCTCGGCCCGGTTGAGCTGGGCCGACTGGAAGTAGGCGCGGGCCAGCAGCTGCCGTACCGAGGAGTTGTCCGGCTCGGCCTCGATGATCGGTTCGAGCAGCCGGGCCGCTCCGGTCGCGTCACCCGCTTCGAAGAACATGGTCGCCCGCCGGTACTCCGCCAGAAGATCCACTCGACCCACCTCCTCGTGTCGCGCCAGACCTTGGTCCGACGCTGACACAACACCGGCGCGAGCGCGAGTGTTCCTGCGAGGCGAAGATCAGGCAGTGGGGTCGTACCGGCCGCCGACCAGGTCCCAGGCCCGGACACCGCCGACGATTCCGGCCGTGTTCGGGACGATCACCACGTCGTCGCCCATCCGGGCCACCTGCTCGGGCCGGATCAGCCGGGAGTTGCCGCCGCCGAGGTACAGCCGGTCCCAGCGGAACACCGGCCGCAGGCCGTCCACCACCTGCCGGATCCGCCGGGACCAGAACGCGTCGCCGAGGCGCCGCCGTTCCGGCTCCCCCACGTACGTGTCGTAGGTGGTGTTCCACCGCACCGGCGCGTGCGACAACTCCAGGTGCGGGGCCAGCACCCCGCCGTCGAACAGCGCGCTGCCCAGCCCGGTGCCGAGTGTCAGCACCAGCTCGCAGCCGGCCCCGGCGACCACGCCCGCGCCGTGCACCTCGGCGTCGTTCAACACCAGCGCCGGTACGCCGAAAGCCTCGCCCAGCGCGGTGCGCGCGTCGTACCCGGACCACTCGGCCAGCAACTCGGGGTCGACGCGGCTGCGCGGCCCGGACCGGGTCACGTAGTGCGGCGTCGCCACCACGACGCCGTGCCGGATCATGCCGGGCATGCCGACGGTGAGCCGGTCCGCCGTGGGCAGCCGGGCGCCGAGATCCAGCAGCGTCTTGACGAACAGGCCGGGCGGCAGCGGGTACGGCGTGGGCACGCGCAGCGGCCGGGCGCGCATGGTCCCGGCGGCGTCCAGCACGGAGGCCTTGATCCCGCCGCCACCGCAGTCGATCGCCAGTGTGGTCACCACGGCTGTGAGTCTCCCTCAGATCGGCGCCGCCGCGAGCGCGGGTCACGGTAATCCGGATGCGCGCGCCGGTAGGCTCAAGCACCTGATGAGCGCCACGTTGATCGCCAAGGACCTCACCGCCGGCCACGGTGACCGCCTCCTCTTCGAAGACCTCGACCTGGTCGTCGCGCCGGGCGACGTGGTGGGGCTGGTCGGGGTCAACGGCGCCGGCAAGTCCACGCTGCTGCGTACCCTCGCCGGGCTGGTCCCACGCGAGCAGGGCACGGTCTCGCTCAGCCCGCCCACGGCGACTGTCGGCTACCTGCCGCAGGAGCCGGAGCGCCGGCCCGGCGAGACGGTCCGGGAGTTCCTGGCCCGGCGCACCGGGGTCAGCGCCGCGCAGGCCGCGCTGGACGCCGCCACCGAGGCGCTCACCGCCGGGGCGGCGGGCGCCGACGACGCGTACGCGAATGCTCTGGAACGCTGGCTCGACCTCGGCGGCGCGGACCTGGACGAGCGGGCCGCGCAGGTCGCCGCGGAGCTGGGTCTCGACGTCGGCCTGGACCATCCGATGACCGGCCTGTCCGGCGGGCAGGCCGCCCGCGCCGGGCTCGCGTCGCTGCTGCTCAGCCGGTACGACGTCTTCCTGCTGGACGAGCCCACCAACGACCTCGACCTGGCCGGGCTGGACCGGCTGGAACGCTTCGTCACCGGCCTGCGCGCCGGCACCGTGGTGGTCAGCCACGACCGGGAGTTCCTCACCCGCACGGTCACCCGGATCGTCGAGCTTGACCTGCACCAGCGGCAGGTCAACCACTACGGCGGTGGCTACGCGGCCTACCTGGAGGAGCGGGAGGTGGCGCGCCGGCACGCCCGCGAGGAGTACGAGGAGTTCGCCGACACGAAGGCCGGCCTGGAGGCGCGTGCCCGCACGCAGCGCGCCTGGATGGAGAAGGGCGTCAAGAACGCCCGGCGCAAGGCCACCGACAACGACAAGGTCGGGCGCAAGTTCCGCGCCGAGTCGACCGAGAAGCAGGCCGCCAAGGCCAAGCAGACCGCCCGGCTGATCGAGCGGCTGGAGGTGGTCGAGGAGCCGCGCAAGGAGTGGGAGCTGCAGATGGAGATCGCCGCCGCGCCCCGCGCCGGCGCCGTCGTGGCCTCGCTCCGAGGAGCGGTGGTACGCCGAGGCGGCTTCACGCTCGGGCCGGTGGACCTGCAGATCGACTGGGCCGACCGGGTGGCGATCACCGGGGCGAACGGCTCCGGCAAGAGCACCCTGCTCGCCGCGCTGCTCGGCCGGCTGCCGCTGAACGAGGGGCACGCCGCGCTCGGCCCCGGTGTGGTGGTCGGCGAGGTCGACCAGGCCCGGGGACTCTTCCTCGGCGACCAGCCGCTGCTCGACGCGTTCGGTGCCGCCGTACCCGATCTGGCCCCTGCGGAGGTGCGGACGCTGCTCGCGAAGTTCGGCCTGCGCGCCGATCACGTGCTGCGCCCGGCGGCGACGCTGTCCCCCGGCGAGCGGACCCGGGCCGCGCTGGCCCTGCTCCAGGGCCGCGGCGTCAACCTGCTGGTGCTCGACGAGCCGACAAACCACCTCGACCTGGCCGCGATCGAACAGCTCGAATCGGCGTTGGCCACCTATCCGGGCACGCTGCTGCTGGTGACCCACGACCGGCGGATGCTCGACGCGGTGAGCGTGAACCGGCGGCTGGGCGTGGCGGACGGACGGATCGCCGAACACTGATCCGTGCCGACCCGGCCGCGCGGGTCCACAATGAGCGCATGCTCAAGTGGGAGTACGCGCTGCTGGTCCGCCGTCGTCAACCCGCCGCGACCGACCTCGGGTTCGAAGTCGTCTTCATCTGGTACGGCCCGGACGGCTCCATGATCGACGTGACGCCGTACGGCGACACCGCGCTGGCCCACCTGAACCGGGCCGGTGACCAGGGCTGGGAACTGGTCGCGATGAGCGAGGACCCGTCGCTACCGGGCAACAACGAGCTACACCGCTACCACCTCAAGCGCCCGAAGACGGCCGCCACGCAGCCCCGCCAGCGCATGCGCAGCTCCCGCACCGTCCGCCGAACCCTCTCCGGCTAACCCCACCCCTCGTCCTCCCTCGCCCGCCCTGCCCCGCCCCGCCCCGCCCCGCCCCGCCCCGCTGATCTTGCAGTTGAGGCCCCTCACCTGCCCCTTTTGCGAGCTTGGTCCGGGCCACAACTCCATGATCGACGAGGCAGCAGCCCCAGGCCCCCGGCACCGGAGCGCACCCCGGCCCGAGACCGGCGGTGATCAAGGAGTTCGTGTCAACAGCGCCCTCGAAAAAGGACACAAACTCCTTGATCATCGAGGTGGGCGCAGCGTCGGGGAGGGCACGCGCACCGCTCGCTCGGGCGATCAAGAAGTTTGCGTCCACCCGCCCGGCCGAGCCGAGCCGACACAAACTCCTTGGTCATCGCCGCAGCCCATGGTCGCCGGAGATCTTGGTAGGAAAGTGCCCCCATGAGGGCCGTTCGGTACCAAGATCTCGGGGCGTCGCTCCGGTGATCAAGGAGTTTGTGTCTCCGGGCGCGTCTTCTGGTGACACGAACTCCTTGATCACGGCGACAGACGGGGCGGGTGGGCGGGGCATATTGGGGTGAAATGGGGGTAACGGGCCGCCGGAGGTGGCGCATGGTGGCGATGGGGCAGACCGCGCTCTCGGGTGAGCGACTCCGGCAGACCGACGACTTCCTCGCCGAGGCGTGGGCCGATCTGGCCCGGCACGACGAGCGGCTGCGCGGGACGACCGTCGAGGTGCGCTTCGACAGGGGGGTGGCGCACCTGACCGGCGCGGTCGCCGACCCGGCGCAGTTGCGGCTGGTACGGGAGTTGATCG
This genomic window contains:
- a CDS encoding YciI family protein; amino-acid sequence: MDFFCYHRDRHGSMALRSELVEEHWTYMDPYAEQMIARGPTLADDGSPTGSVHILSLPGPAAARAFAFDEPNYQAGAYRDVMLRRWTNMLGRTMWEFPGGRTGGNRYLVLGLGPEQGAGPVLPQRQDELIAYGPLLSDDGGTWVGTAALVRATGPYEARAVLAADRYAEVESRNWMFGGRPDQASPPRRSRRGEPRL
- a CDS encoding PH domain-containing protein produces the protein MIDAISAAVARHRRPILVTGVLVAGGNAAAMGYAPDVARASSLPLLLLALAFLLLAIINIGTRSATLVVLPRSAAFASPVPAWRVLLTLGLLGQSSATVGAYLRSTEAGIATTFDVLVSLPWLVLIALLVAAVWSGHSVRLSPDGVRTTGLLGSRMIPWEAEPRVEASSNDMRSLLRLPLRLGNPTLVRRRGLVGRPAMPVDSVQPRFLASVIDHYVAHRGHRAAIGTPDEYRRLVTHLHGTAS
- a CDS encoding Smr/MutS family protein gives rise to the protein MKLKLDLHDIYNKGHDIDRALRGIMDEAVAKKATLVEIIPGKGSGALKKKVLRFLDQKDVKQLYHRVEKDSKNFGRLFVHFRWK
- a CDS encoding tetratricopeptide repeat protein; its protein translation is MDLLAEYRRATMFFEAGDATGAARLLEPIIEAEPDNSSVRQLLARAYFQSAQLNRAEVQLRALVDRDPSDHYAHHVLGRTLERMNRPADALRHLRIAAAMYSTNTDYATALRRVEGKVGR
- a CDS encoding ROK family protein produces the protein MVTTLAIDCGGGGIKASVLDAAGTMRARPLRVPTPYPLPPGLFVKTLLDLGARLPTADRLTVGMPGMIRHGVVVATPHYVTRSGPRSRVDPELLAEWSGYDARTALGEAFGVPALVLNDAEVHGAGVVAGAGCELVLTLGTGLGSALFDGGVLAPHLELSHAPVRWNTTYDTYVGEPERRRLGDAFWSRRIRQVVDGLRPVFRWDRLYLGGGNSRLIRPEQVARMGDDVVIVPNTAGIVGGVRAWDLVGGRYDPTA
- a CDS encoding ABC-F family ATP-binding cassette domain-containing protein — encoded protein: MSATLIAKDLTAGHGDRLLFEDLDLVVAPGDVVGLVGVNGAGKSTLLRTLAGLVPREQGTVSLSPPTATVGYLPQEPERRPGETVREFLARRTGVSAAQAALDAATEALTAGAAGADDAYANALERWLDLGGADLDERAAQVAAELGLDVGLDHPMTGLSGGQAARAGLASLLLSRYDVFLLDEPTNDLDLAGLDRLERFVTGLRAGTVVVSHDREFLTRTVTRIVELDLHQRQVNHYGGGYAAYLEEREVARRHAREEYEEFADTKAGLEARARTQRAWMEKGVKNARRKATDNDKVGRKFRAESTEKQAAKAKQTARLIERLEVVEEPRKEWELQMEIAAAPRAGAVVASLRGAVVRRGGFTLGPVDLQIDWADRVAITGANGSGKSTLLAALLGRLPLNEGHAALGPGVVVGEVDQARGLFLGDQPLLDAFGAAVPDLAPAEVRTLLAKFGLRADHVLRPAATLSPGERTRAALALLQGRGVNLLVLDEPTNHLDLAAIEQLESALATYPGTLLLVTHDRRMLDAVSVNRRLGVADGRIAEH